GACGCGGCGCTGCTCAGGCACCCGCTCCCGCGTTCGCTGCGTACCATTCGGCTGGCCACCGAGCCTCGGGTCGCCTGTATACCGGCGTCGGACCGGCTGGCCGCCCTCCAGGCCGAACGGCCGGTCACCCTCATGGATCTCGCAGACTATCTCGTGGTGGACATGCCCACGCAGGCGCCACGAGACTGGTGGGACAGCTGGGCCGTCAATCCCCGCCCGGACGGCTCATCCGTAGAGTTCGGCCCCGTTGCCGAAAACATCGAAGGGCTGCTCCACATCATCGCGCGCGCACACGCGTTCAGCTTCCTTCCGGCCGCCGCCCGTCTCCTGTACCCCCGCCCTGGTATCGCCTACCTCGACGTGGCCGACGCGCCGCCGTCAACGGCCGCACTCGCCTGGATGCCCACGAACCGGGACCGCCCGACCTTGGCCGCTCTGCTGGACATCACCCGCAGGGTAACGGGAGCGGCGGGGGGCCTGCAGGCCCACAGGCACTCTGGTCAGTGAACTTCCCGATGCCACCGCATGGGTCGGTCTGGCGAAGAACCCCGACGTCCGCGCCACCCTTATCGAGAACCAAGAGCGTGTGAACGGCGGCGAAACCTGATGGCCACCACCACGCAGGCCCGAACCGTCCTGAAGCGGTTCCCCGCCGGAGGCCCCGCGGCTCCTGGTCGGCCGAAGAGTACGCCGCCACCCAGCGCGCCCAGGGCATCAAGGCCCAGGTCGTGATGGACCTGCGGCGCAGGACCGGGCCCTTGCGGCCGCCGCCGCGCGTTGAGGGCTGCCCCGCCCCTCCCGGCCGGGGCGGCCCTCAACCCCTTCGTACGACTCACCAGCTGCGGGTGCGACGCCCCCCAGACCGTGTTTCACCTCCACGGCCACCTCGTCCCTCGCCGAGCCAGCGACAACCTCGCGCTGCCCTGGGACCTGCCCCGCCCGCGAACAGGAGCCCACCCGATGAAGCGTCCCTCCTTCTTCCGCCGCTGCGGTCACGTCCCCGGCGCCCCCACTCCTGAGGACACGGCCGCCCTACGACGACCTCGGGCGGCAGAAGACCGTCACCGACGGCCGCGGCGTCACCACCGCCTACACCTACGACAACCGCGACCGCGTCAAAACCCAGACCGCCGGCAACACCACCGCGACCTTCACCTACGATGCCGACGGCAACCTCACGTCCCGCACCACCCCGGCGGGCACGTCGACGTTCACCTACGACGAGCAGAACCGCGAACGCACCCGCACCCTGCCCGGTACCGGCACCACACAGATCACCTACGACCCC
This is a stretch of genomic DNA from Streptomyces rubradiris. It encodes these proteins:
- a CDS encoding LysR family transcriptional regulator — its product is MEGAPDEIRSAAEADGLALPGGDRDPSTHQLRLFLALAQELHFGRAAARLFMAQPTLSKQIRLLESKLGVILLDRTSRAVALTPAGRALIPEAQEAVRAMARLRQRAAEHSRQVRGHLVLGFIAGEAAMPYTHAILDELHRRQPCIQVELRALSFGNQFQALANGDVDAALLRHPLPRSLRTIRLATEPRVACIPASDRLAALQAERPVTLMDLADYLVVDMPTQAPRDWWDSWAVNPRPDGSSVEFGPVAENIEGLLHIIARAHAFSFLPAAARLLYPRPGIAYLDVADAPPSTAALAWMPTNRDRPTLAALLDITRRVTGAAGGLQAHRHSGQ